The genomic window agctttcatccgaagcactctatatgcttgtagacggggttttacggtattctaaaAAAATGAAGAAGAGGTACCACTTTCCTCTACACTTCTGGGGAAAAGTTAGGCAGGCACACACGTTACACAAATCTGTATTGTTGCATGTTGGCCCACATTGCATTCCTTATGACATAACTTGTCGCATCAATGCAAGTTGTTTGGGAATAATTCAATAATAATGGTGCATTGTTTGTTTCTTACTTATTATAAAGTTTTATTATAGAAAGATATAGGCACATGATAATGAAGGCACGATTAGTGGGTATTAGTGAATTCTGCCCTCAATTTTATAAAACGCAGAAAATATATTAGAAGAAGAGTATGTATACTGACATGCATATGGCCATGTCAGTCCATTTTGtagtaacaaaaaaaacccaaatacatAAAACCATGTAATACTAATAAGATGTTAGTTGACAATGAATATTTTAACTACGATTGGATCATAGCTTTGGTTCGAGAGCGCAGAACGTGGAAATTATTTCCGGAACAAAGTCGGGCAGCTCGGGCTTGTCTTTTTTTTAGAATGACAAGCCCGACTAGCTAATGCCTCAAAATGATAAGGTCCAGCCTTGATTTTCCCACGTATTGACAACTGCCATGAGATTGCCCAATCGAAGCCCTTCCGCTGATCCCAGGCTGTAGATTTCAAAAAATAATGATGAACGGATCTATTGTCTAAATATTTAAGCAAGTCAAATAACTTTGacataatttttatttgttttttactcCCGTAGGCGACGTGTGACAGACAAGTATGATATAAGTAAGGAACTTCGCATTTATGCTCCCTGCGTGGATTCTGAAAACATGCATTTCACAAACATTTCTACGCCTTTGAACAGAACTCACCGCATACCTCCACAATCTACGTGTGCCGTTATTGGCAGTAGTGGCATATTACTGGACAGTGGCTGTGGGGAGGAGATTGATGCGCACGATTTTGTGCTGCGAACAAATCTACCTGATTTGAGAGGATACAAAAAAGATGTTGGGCAAAAACAAAACGTGACAACGGTCAATCATGCTGCAACATTACAACTTGCTAAAAAGTTTATGAATGCATCAACTAGAGAAATGGCGATACAAAGACTGAGAGATTTAGATGGGTCAATTTTGTGGTATCCTCTCGCGACTGCAGAGAGTAGACGGAAATTCAAAACAATCATTAATGAGAGTCAATCTCTATCCATATTTTTTCAAGTGGGCTATTCGTTGCAATCTATCTTGAGAGTCTCAAAGTAAGTACTCAACCCTGTGCAAAATATGtggtatataaacatctcaacaaaaagtaactaaccccccttaaataatggccattattcaaaacggggctattgtattacaaatctgtaaattgcgttggaagcagaatttatttctgcgcattttgacacctcgtttgatacgatagcccagaaaacaataaaacaccaatacaaaaacactcagatatcattacacagatttccttccattacactgaatacaaaatcaatagaatttattgcaacttttaaatcttgggctacattgatttaaatgtacgctgtgacgtcaatatttagtcaattgctacaaatgaggtgtcaaaatgtgcagaaataaattctgcttccaacgcattttacagatttgtaatacaatcacccgtttttgaataatggtcattatgtaagaggggttagttacttcTTTTGAGATGCTTATTTCACTGAGGATATTTATGTGGTAGAATTTGAAGGGATCGGATTACGTTCGTAAAGTGTTCTTGTTGGACCCGAGAGCACACcatacacatcaaattgcattctgaatagtattacgaggaatgtccttctgatatcaaataatttagattgttttcgcgatataatacaaattttatggcaaattagtaaaaatttatattttttcatgttattgatattcaacagtcctcgaagttctgcatacactttaagtacataccaatagatgtataaagtttacttcgaagactgttaaatatcaaataatatataaaaaatatttaaagcaatttgccataaaatttgcactATAccgctaatttaaaaaaatcgaatGCAATTTGACGTGTCTGATGTGCACACGTTGCTATCAATCGTAGTTTGTCATCACAATTTAACTTTCTTTCAGTGGGGCTATTTGTGTGGTAGAAATTGACTCTGGTGTAACAAATGTTATGATTTATATTTTTGGAGAACATACATGTATTCTTAACACTGTTTCATCTGAAGTCAGTTAGAGGAGCTTTGCAGGCGTATTGGCTGAATAATTGATGAAgattatttataaaaatttagAATGGGAACCAAGCAGGATTGACCCTCCAGTAGGTCCAGTGTGTCTTGCTTCAGTAAAACCTTAGTaaaccaaaataataataataataattgtgtatGCAATCAACTTCGACCAAATGTAACATTGCAATATTGTCGTTCTTCTCTgatattgtttttctttctaCTTATTCCTTTAGATTCTGGGACACAGGTTACCCAAGCAGTGCTGGGCTATATCTGTTTACCTCAGCGATATCGTTCTGTGACAAGATATCTCTGTACGGGTTCTATCCATTTCACACAGACCGTCATAACAATAGAATACGATACCATTATTACGAAGATATCGAATTCAACTTTACAAAAATCAGCATCGGATGCCCGAAGAATATATCGAACTTACAAAGCTTCATGATAAGGGTGTTATAAGGCTCGTAACTGATAAGTGTCGACATGCCCGAAGAATATATCGAACTTACAAATCTTCATGAGAAGGGTGTTATAGGCTCCTAACTGATAAGTGTCGGCATGCCCGTAGAATATATCGAACTTACAAAGCTTCATGAGAAGGGTGTTATAAGGCTCCTAACTGATAAGTGTCGGCCTTGAAAATATTATGTCTCCGGCATTCACAGCATCATgccttgacctaccttgacctaaggcgtcggcacgggtgggtcactctgccttgccatctgTGTCATAATGCTTTTACATGTTGTTCTCTGTTCTGCTAGCGTTCCAACTTCCACCAGGAAtgtcaagttaaagccatattataacattttcatacaaaatagattagcatttttttgccataaaatgttagcttttactgtcagatatatctttttcttttcaagGGCTGGAGGCTTAAGGCCAgagtatttctgaattgtatacAATATATGTCAAAGtattatgtccaaagtatataaaagtatac from Amphiura filiformis unplaced genomic scaffold, Afil_fr2py scaffold_39, whole genome shotgun sequence includes these protein-coding regions:
- the LOC140144098 gene encoding alpha-2,8-sialyltransferase 8B-like; its protein translation is MAGTKIRVNRYIVVAVCILCIYIIYRIFKGSEHILQTSTNIHQGTLLIKQTRNDTDTQSKEDPADLYWNWNTAAVLSFRRRVTDKYDISKELRIYAPCVDSENMHFTNISTPLNRTHRIPPQSTCAVIGSSGILLDSGCGEEIDAHDFVLRTNLPDLRGYKKDVGQKQNVTTVNHAATLQLAKKFMNASTREMAIQRLRDLDGSILWYPLATAESRRKFKTIINESQSLSIFFQVGYSLQSILRVSKFWDTGYPSSAGLYLFTSAISFCDKISLYGFYPFHTDRHNNRIRYHYYEDIEFNFTKISIGCPKNISNLQSFMIRVL